From Salvia splendens isolate huo1 chromosome 3, SspV2, whole genome shotgun sequence, a single genomic window includes:
- the LOC121797406 gene encoding stem-specific protein TSJT1-like has product MLAVLNKSVAKSPDALQQTPENGAVSAIKDGFLAAHFSSTHPGSFLINLASSGVIAYSSARQNPLLPRLFAVVDDMFCLFEGHIENIAVLKQQYGLNKTANEVSIVIEAYRTLRDRGPYPAEHVVRGIEGRFAFVLFDATSQSTFIAADVDGCVPFFWGTDAEGHLVVSTDTGIVKQGCGKSFSPFPKGCFFTSSGGLRSYEHLNELKAVPRVDSSGEVCGMTFKVDEESRKEKSTMPRVGSDANWSQHY; this is encoded by the exons atgcTGGCCGTGTTAAACAAATCGGTTGCGAAAAGCCCAGATGCACTGCAGCAGACTCCGGAAAACGGCGCCGTTTCTGCCATCAAAGACGGATTCTTGGCAGCCCATTTCTCGTCCACTCACCCGGGTTCCTTCCTCATCAATCTCGCCTCTTCCGGTGTCATTGCCTACTCCTCTGCCCGACAAAACCCCCTTCTTCCTAG ACTTTTTGCAGTTGTGGATGATATGTTCTGCTTGTTCGAAGGCCATATTGAAAACATTGCAGTTCTTAAGCAGCAGTATGGCTTGAACAAGACAGCTAATGAAGTGAGCATTGTGATTGAGGCTTACAGGACTCTAAGGGATAGGGGTCCTTATCCTGCTGAGCACGTTGTGAGGGGCATCGAGGGGAGGTTCGCGTTTGTACTGTTTGATGCTACTTCACAATCCACGTTTATTGCTGCT GATGTAGACGGGTGTGTGCCCTTCTTTTGGGGAACTGATGCTGAAGGTCACCTTGTTGTTTCTACCGACACTGGAATTGTGAAGCAAGGCTGTGGCAAGTCTTTTTCCCCATTTCCCAAAG GATGCTTTTTCACATCGTCTGGAGGTCTACGGAGCTATGAGCATCTAAATGAGTTGAAGGCTGTTCCAAGAGTGGACAGTTCAGGGGAGGTTTGTGGTATGACATTCAAGGTAGATGAAGAGTCGCGCAAAGAAAAGTCCACAATGCCTAGGGTTGGAAGCGACGCAAATTGGTCCCAGCACTATTGA
- the LOC121793601 gene encoding meiotic recombination protein DMC1 homolog gives MLAFKAEEQSQLQIVEREEIEDEEDLFEAIDKLTAHGINAGDVKKLQDAGIYTCNGLMMHTKKNLTGIKGLSEAKVDKICEAVEKIVNFGYMTGSDALLKRKSVVRITTGSQALDELLGGGIETSAITEAFGEFRSGKTQLAHTLCVSTQLPTNMKGGNGKVAYIDTEGTFRPDRIIPIAERFGMDAGAVLDNIIYARAYTYEHQYNLLLGLAAKMAEEPFRLLIVDSVIALFRVDFTGRGELADRQQKLAQMLSRLIKIAEEFNVAVYMTNQVIADPGGGVFISDPKKPAGGHVLAHAATIRLMFRKGKGEQRVCKVFDAPNLPEAEAVFQITPGGIADAKD, from the exons ATGCTAGCATTCAA AGCTGAAGAGCAGAGCCAGTTGCAGATCGTGGAAAGGGAAGAGATCGAAGATGAAGAAGACCTGTTCGAAGCGATTGATAAAC TGACAGCCCATGGAATCAATGCTGGAGATGTGAAGAAGCTGCAGGATGCTGGGATCTACACATGCAATGGCTTGATGATGCACACTAAGAAG AATTTGACTGGAATAAAAGGACTCTCTGAGGCTAAAGTTGATAAGATCTGTGAAGCTGTCGAGAAGATAGTG AACTTTGGTTATATGACTGGCAGTGATGCATTGCTGAAA AGAAAATCAGTAGTTCGCATCACTACTGGAAGCCAAGCTCTTGATGAACTGTTAGGAG GTGGGATAGAAACTTCTGCAATAACAGAAGCTTTTGGGGAATTCAG ATCTGGAAAGACACAGCTTGCCCATACTCTCTGTGTCTCTACTCAG CTTCCTACTAATATGAAAGGAGGGAATGGAAAGGTTGCTTACATTGATACTGAGGGGACATT CCGTCCGGATCGAATAATACCCATTGCTGAAAGATTTGGGATGGATGCTGGAGCTGTACTTGACAAT ATCATATATGCTCGTGCCTATACATATGAGCATCAATACAACCTGCTTCTCGGTCTAGCAGCAAAAATGGCGGAAGAGCCTTTCAGACTGTTG ATTGTTGATTCAGTCATAGCTCTATTCCGGGTGGACTTCACTGGACGAGGCGAACTTGCAGACCGACAG CAAAAGTTGGCTCAGATGCTCTCAAGGCTAATCAAGATTGCTGAGGAATTCAATGTTGCTGTCTACATGACCAACCAGG TTATTGCTGATCCTGGAGGAGGTGTATTCATATCAGATCCGAAGAAGCCAGCAGGTGGCCATGTTTTGGCTCATGCAGCAACCATAAGGTTGATGTTCAGGAAGGGCAAAGGCGAGCAACGTGTCTGCAAGGTGTTTGATGCCCCGAATCTTCCTGAGGCCGAAGCA GTTTTCCAGATAACTCCAGGTGGAATTGCAGATGCCAAGGATTAA